In Candidatus Methylomirabilota bacterium, the sequence GCGAGCCGCTCTCGATACTTGAGCTTCAGGGCCTCGGCAAGGAGCTTTGGCGCGAAGTCGAAGCGACGGCGCACGTCGAGCGGGAGCGGGCCGCGTGGGACTGATGGCCGACCTCGGCCGGGGGCCGGTCGCGGTCGACACAGCTATCTTCATCTACTTTATCGAAGAACAGCCGCGGTTTCTCCCCCTGGTTGCCACGCTGTTCAAGGCCGTCGCCCGCGGTAGGCGTCAAGCGTCGATCTCACGCGCGATCAACTGCGCGCCGCGGCCCAGCTCCGCGCCGTCACCGGTGTCAAGACGCCAGACGCGCTCCAGCTCGTGGCGGCGATCACGGCGCGCTGCCACAGCTTCTTGACGAACGACCGGCGTCTCCCCGAGATTCCCGGCCTTCGCGTCCTGCAACTCGAGTCATACGTGGGATCCGCCGTGTGATTAGCGGCCTCACCCAGGCCCTCTCCCCTGCGGGGAGAGGGATTAGAGGATGCGCATGGCCAGACGGAGCGCTTATCTCCGTCGACGACGGCGGGCGCCTTCCCGGTAGCGATGGGGCGGGGGCAACGGGTCCGGCGCCTCGGGCTCCACGTCCTCGGCCACCGGAGCCTGGAAATGGCCGTGAAGCAGGAGGGCCAGGATGCGGTCGCGATGCTCGTGCTCGGCGATGCGCCGCGCGATCGGAGCGAACTCCGCGAAGTCGTCGAGCGGCAGGTTCTGGCCCTCGGCCGCCAGGCGGCTCACGATGCGCTCCACCTTGCGCGCCTGCACCTCCTCGTCGGACGGCACCGACAGCTCGCCCACTTCGACGTGGTAGCGCTTCACGAGGCGGTTGAAGTTCATCAGGTCGTGGGCGGAGACGAGGCTGATGGCGCGTCCGCTCTTCCCCACCCGGCCCGTGCGGCCGGCGCGGTGGATGTACTGCTCGGGCGACTCGGGCGTCGAGAAGATGAAGACGTGCGAGAGGTCTGCGATGTCGATGCCGCGCGAGGCGACGTCGGTCGTGGCGAGGTGACGGATCTCGCCGGAGCGGAAGCGGTCCATGACCCGCTCGCGCTTCTTCTGGGGCAGATCGGACGAGAGCATGGCCGCCGGCAGGCCTTTCCCGATCAGGAACGCGTGCACCTGCCGCGTCTCCTCCTTGGTGTTGCAGAAGATCATCGAGGAGGCGGGGTTCTCGTACTCGATGAGCTTGTAGAGGGTGGCCTCCTTGTGCAGCTTGGGGGTCAGGCAGTAGAGGTGCTCGACCTCCTTGACGTAGATCTGGTCCTCGGAGAGCAACACCCATTCCGGCTCGGAGAGGTAGTGATAGATGAGACCGCGGATGCCGAGGGGAACCGTCGCCGAGAAGAGGAGCGTCTGTCGCTCGGCGGGCATATACTCCATGATCTGGCCCATCTCCACCGCGAAGCCCATGTCCAGCATCCGGTCGGCCTCGTCGAGGATCAGGGTCTTCACGCCGTCGAAGCGCAGCGTCTTGCGCCGGAGGTGGTCGAGCACGCGCCCGGGCGTCCCCACGATGACGTGGGCTCCCGCCCGGATGCCCTCGAGTTGGCGGTCCATGGAGTCGCCGCCGTAAATCGTCTCCACCTTCACTCCGCGGCCGCGGCCAATCTCGGAGATCTCCCGGGCGACCTGGAGGGCCAGCTCACGCGTGGGCGTGAGCGCCACTGCCTGCACGTGCTCGACGGCGGGATCGACCTTCTCCACCACGGGGATGCCGAAGGCCGCCGTCTTGCCGGTGCCCGTGCGGGACTGCACCACGAGGTCCTTGCCGGCGAGGGCCCGGGGCACCGTCTCGACCTGGACCTCCGTCGGAGCCCGGTAGCCCATGCCGTCCAGGCTGGCCAGGGTCTCCGCCGTGAGGCTCAGATCCCCGAAGCTTCGCGTCGTGGCCGTGATTTCCATAGCAGACCATTATCCCCCGCC encodes:
- a CDS encoding DEAD/DEAH box helicase; the protein is MEITATTRSFGDLSLTAETLASLDGMGYRAPTEVQVETVPRALAGKDLVVQSRTGTGKTAAFGIPVVEKVDPAVEHVQAVALTPTRELALQVAREISEIGRGRGVKVETIYGGDSMDRQLEGIRAGAHVIVGTPGRVLDHLRRKTLRFDGVKTLILDEADRMLDMGFAVEMGQIMEYMPAERQTLLFSATVPLGIRGLIYHYLSEPEWVLLSEDQIYVKEVEHLYCLTPKLHKEATLYKLIEYENPASSMIFCNTKEETRQVHAFLIGKGLPAAMLSSDLPQKKRERVMDRFRSGEIRHLATTDVASRGIDIADLSHVFIFSTPESPEQYIHRAGRTGRVGKSGRAISLVSAHDLMNFNRLVKRYHVEVGELSVPSDEEVQARKVERIVSRLAAEGQNLPLDDFAEFAPIARRIAEHEHRDRILALLLHGHFQAPVAEDVEPEAPDPLPPPHRYREGARRRRRR